From the genome of Epinephelus moara isolate mb chromosome 10, YSFRI_EMoa_1.0, whole genome shotgun sequence, one region includes:
- the chst7 gene encoding carbohydrate sulfotransferase 7, with product MKRRLHKKYLVLILAYSGLLLLIPYVLDYRDKSVQHAKHGLPQQQPRCPDLENTVALLWDNGYKLNGSDATEHAVNRSQSRIHIYLHATWRTGSSFLGELFNQHPDVFYLYEPMWHIWQALYPGDAGSLQGAVRDMMNALYRCDFSVLKLYAGSQNITTSFIFGWKMNKVICSEPLCDAHKRHEIGLVKEDQCAKCQKRDIRELEKECKKYPVMVIKGVRVLDLSTLVPLMKDPAINLQIIQLFRDPRAVHNSRLKSKQALVKESIQVLRSKKQTDKYKRLLVPNNRVNRAESYVSSAMELICDNWLSDMLLVMNAPPWVRRNYLRIRYEDLVLHPMEELQRLFRFSNLSSSSALEKFALNMTHGQGYSSDRPFLISSRDAKEAIYAWRERLNVEQINQVEAYCSEVMRQLGYQKNSMEKTT from the coding sequence ATGAAGAGGAGGCTACACAAGAAATACTTGGTTTTGATCCTGGCATATTCAGGTTTACTGTTGCTAATCCCGTACGTGTTAGATTACCGGGATAAATCCGTTCAACACGCCAAACATGGACTACCGCAGCAACAGCCCAGATGCCCAGATTTGGAGAACACAGTGGCGCTGCTGTGGGATAACGGTTACAAACTTAACGGCAGCGACGCGACGGAGCACGCAGTCAACCGGAGCCAGTCTCGGATACACATCTACCTGCATGCCACCTGGAGGACCGGCTCGTCGTTTTTGGGGGAGCTGTTCAACCAGCACCCCGATGTTTTCTACCTGTACGAGCCCATGTGGCACATATGGCAGGCTCTGTACCCGGGGGATGCGGGCAGCCTCCAGGGCGCAGTACGGGACATGATGAACGCGCTCTACCGCTGCGACTTCTCCGTCCTCAAACTTTACGCAGGCTCCCAAAACATCACCACCTCGTTCATATTCGGCTGGAAGATGAACAAGGTGATCTGCTCGGAGCCGCTGTGTGACGCGCACAAACGGCACGAAATCGGGCTGGTGAAGGAGGACCAGTGCGCAAAGTGCCAAAAGCGGGACATCAGGGAGCTGGAGAAGGAGTGCAAAAAATACCCGGTGATGGTGATCAAAGGAGTGCGCGTTTTGGACCTGAGCACGCTGGTTCCTTTGATGAAAGACCCGGCGATAAACCTCCAGATCATTCAGCTCTTCCGAGACCCGAGGGCCGTGCACAACTCCCGTTTGAAATCCAAGCAGGCCCTGGTGAAGGAGAGCATCCAGGTGCTGAGGAGTAAGAAGCAGACCGACAAGTACAAGCGGCTCCTGGTGCCGAACAACAGGGTGAACCGGGCTGAGAGCTACGTCTCCAGCGCCATGGAGCTCATCTGTGACAACTGGCTCAGTGACATGTTGCTGGTGATGAACGCGCCTCCCTGGGTGAGGAGGAACTACCTCCGCATCCGATACGAGGACCTGGTCCTGCACCCCATGGAGGAGCTCCAGAGGCTCTTCCGATTCTCTAACCTCTCCAGCTCCTCGGCTCTGGAGAAGTTTGCGCTTAACATGACGCACGGACAGGGCTATTCATCGGACAGGCCGTTCCTGATATCATCAAGGGATGCAAAAGAGGCTATATATGCCTGGAGGGAGCGACTCAATGTTGAGCAGATCAATCAGGTGGAGGCCTACTGCAGCGAGGTCATGAGGCAGCTGGGCTATCAGAAAAACAGCATGGAGAAAACAACATGA
- the tubgcp5 gene encoding gamma-tubulin complex component 5 has translation MAHWSTFEKETERETKKLIRCISGLEEDEEDQNFQLALKFAWSNFRFHRYLDVDSHKVQRSISGIYEKLMVHSDLSKAGSWMRLTEEFLNSPLPNTDGTKTDVHYRVLSLLLFLSESPSNTNFTERPRVKEAEEEDNFDWAKYLMEGEDIDIGPYPDTPEWSEEESEDEDSQEPISREDSGIQLDRTPQEDQDINNKTVPVTWTVGEPDARAWLEQHVVTPYWVAHAPRFPHSLHLHSNLLNVWDQHLYNTDPLYLPEEKAFVTETQVIRETLWLLSGVKKHFIFQHHDGKVSVRNNVVVTHLTSNCLRSVLEHIAVYGQAVFRLQRFIDEVTGYSSEPCPPGSSSSYSSKKGSEPPFRTYQAFVWALNKYFTSFKEELTTIERELICNDETVTLSAVLERLNPHLAQIKVLHKVFCTGVAEVPPETPNVVRASHLLNTLYKAIIEYDSAGEASEQAVALLFSLWTETVRPYLEIVDEWIVHGHLFDPAKEFIIQRNKDVPVNHRDFWYATYTLYSVSETVDNEEKLNDAASGSSGGEQGSSNRQLTMVSFLKPVLKQIIMAGKSMQLLKNLDCKETEQSERSSRDAERKSLYTLFLESVQSRLCSQEGSPTDTVTEQQATKRSLIKMQSIIAQHLEIEDVHDPLLAINFARLYLEQSDFHERFSGGDFIVDRSSQSVTCQTFELTLRSCLYPHIERRYIECCGNLMKTLKKDYRLLEYLQAMRNYFLLEAGDTMYDFYTAIFDKVQEKESWQQLSFLNVQLQEAVGQRYPEDSSRLSIFLEAIDPARKKHPVNNLEVLTLGYKVPWPVDIVISSECQKIYNQVFLLLLQIKWAKYSLDTVRFSDFTDVTKKLEGALAEEVKVKEPINQQIHRMCLLRVKLMHFVNSLHNYIMTRILHSTGLEFQHQVQEAKDLDQLIKIHYRYLATIHDRCLLREKVSFVKEAIMKVLNLVLIFSDRWQAGFGAWKIESIDKMESDFKNCHMFLVTILNKAVCRGSFPHLESLALSLMAGFEQC, from the exons ATGGCACACTGGAGCACCTTCGAAaaggagacggagagagaaacGAAGAAGTTGATAAGATGCATCAGCGGGctcgaggaggatgaggaggaccAGAACTTTCAGCTGGCACTGAAGTTTGCCTGGTCTAATTTCAG GTTTCATCGTTACCTGGACGTGGACAGCCATAAAGTCCAACGCAGTATAAGTGG AATCTACGAGAAGCTCATGGTCCACTCAGACTTGAGTAAAGCAGGAAGCTGGATGAGGCTGACTGAAGAGTTCCTGAATTCACCTTTACCTAATACAGATGGAACAAAG acTGATGTACACTACAGGGTCCTGTCCCTGCTGCTCTTCTTATCGGAGTCCCCCTCAAACACTAACTTTACTGAGAGACCCAGGGTAAAGGAGGCCG aagaggaggacaaCTTTGACTGGGCTAAATATCTGATGGAGGGTGAGGACATAGACATCGGACCATATCCAGATACCCCT GAATGGTCTGAGGAGGAGAGCGAGGATGAAGACAGCCAGGAGCCAATCAGCAGGGAGGACTCTGGGATCCAGTTGGACAGAACGCCCCAGGAAGACCAGGATATCAACAACAAGACAGTTCCAGTTACATGGACAG TGGGCGAGCCTGACGCCCGGGCCTGGCTCGAACAGCACGTAGTGACGCCGTACTGGGTGGCTCATGCTCCTCGTTTTCCTCACAGCTTGCATTTACACTCCAACTTGCTCAATGTGTG GGATCAGCACCTATATAACACTGATCCATTGTATCTGCCGGAAGAAAAGGCCTTTGTCACGGAGACCCAAGTAATACGGGAGACCTTGTG GCTCCTCTCTGGGGTTAAGAAACACTTCATATTCCAACACCATGATGGAAAAGTGTCAGTAAGGAACAACGTGGTGGTAACTCATCTGACCAGT AACTGTCTGCGCTCTGTTCTGGAGCATATCGCTGTCTACGGCCAGGCGGTGTTCAGGCTGCAGAGGTTCATAGACGAGGTGACGGGTTACAGCTCGGAGCCGTGCCCACCGGGCTCCAGTTCCTCCTACAGCTCCAAGAAGGGCTCTGAGCCTCCCTTCAGGACCTACCAGGCCTTTGTGTGGGCACTCAACAAGTACTTCACCAGTTTCAAAGAGGAGCTGACCACAATTGAGAGAGAGCTCATATGCAATG ATGAGACGGTGACCCTGTCTGCGGTTCTGGAGCGACTCAACCCTCACTTGGCACAGATCAAAGTGCTCCACAAAGTCTTCTGCACCGGGGTCGCAGAAGTCCCCCCCGAGACCCCGAATGTGGTGCGGGCCTCTCACCTGCTCAACACGCTGTACAAAGCTATCATAGAGTACGACAGCGCCGGGGAAGCATCGGAGCAAGCT GTGGCCCTGTTGTTTTCTCTGTGGACGGAGACAGTTAGACCGTATCTGGAGATTGTGGATGAGTGGATTGTTCACGGCCACTTGTTTGACCCCGCCAAAGAGTTCATCATCCAGAG GAACAAGGACGTCCCAGTGAACCACAGGGACTTCTGGTACGCCACCTACACACTGTACAGTGTGTCTGAGACGGTGGATAACGAGGAGAAGCTGAACGATGCAGCCAGTGGAAGCTCCGGAGGGGAGCAGGGCTCCAGCAACAGGCAGCTCACCATGGTCTCCTTCCTCAAGCCTGTGCTCAAGCAGATCATCATGGCGGGGAAGTCCATGCAGCTGCTGAAGAATCTGGACTGCAAGGAGACAGAGCAGTCTGAGAGATCCTCCAGAG atgcagagaggaagagttTATACACGCTGTTTCTGGAGTCAGTGCAGTCCCGCCTTTGCAGCCAAGAGGGATCGCCCACAGACACAGTCACCGAACAACAAGCCACTAAGAGGAGCCTCATAAAGATGCAGTCCATCATTGCACAGCACCTGGAGATCGAAGACGTCCATGATCCACTGCTGGCCATCAACTTTGCAAG GCTGTACTTGGAGCAGAGTGACTTCCATGAGCGTTTTTCTGGAGGCGATTTCATCGTGGACCGCTCGTCTCAGTCTGTCACCTGCCAAACATTTGAGCTCACGCTGCGCTCCTGTCTCTACCCCCACATCGAGAGGAGGTACATCGAGTGCTGTGGGAACCTCATGAAGACTCTGAAAAAAGACTATAG GCTGCTGGAATACCTCCAAGCCATGAGGAACTATTTCCTGCTGGAAGCTGGAGACACCATGTACGACTTCTACACAGCCATCTTTGACAAGGTGCAGGAGAAGGAGAGCTGGCAGCAACTGTCTTTTCTCAACGTACAGCTGCAGGAGGCAGTTGGACAGCGCTACCCAGAGGACAGCAGCAG GTTGTCAATCTTCTTGGAGGCCATCGACCCCGCCAGGAAAAAACATCCTGTGAATAATCTTGAAGTGCTAACCCTAGGGTACAAG GTTCCCTGGCCTGTTGACATTGTGATCAGCTCTGAGTGTCAGAAGATCTACAATCAAGTgtttctcctcctgctgcagaTCAAATGGGCCAAATACAGTTTGGACACAGTGCGGTTCAGTG ATTTCACAGACGTCACTAAGAAACTGGAGGGAGCGCTGGCTGAGGAGGTAAAAGTCAAAGAGCCTATAAATCAGCAGATTCACCGGATGTGTCTGCTGCGGGTCAAACTGATGCATTTTGTCAACAGCCTGCACAACTACATCATGACCAGG ATTCTGCACAGCACAGGACTGGAGTTTCAGCACCAAGTACAGGAAGCAAAGGACCTGGACCAGCTGATCAAGATCCATTACAGATATTTGGCAACCATTCACGACCGCTGCCTCCTGAGGGAGAAG GTCAGTTTTGTGAAGGAGGCAATAATGAAGGTTCTCAATCTGGTCCTCATCTTCTCTGACCGGTGGCAAGCTGGATTTGGAGCCTGGAA GATTGAGTCCATTGATAAAATGGAATCTGATTTCAAAAATTGTCACATGTTCCTTGTGACGATACTCAACAAGGCTGTGTGTCGTGGCTCCTTCCCTCACT TGGAGTCTCTGGCCCTCTCCCTGATGGCAGGGTTTGAACAGTGCTGA